In Shouchella patagoniensis, the following are encoded in one genomic region:
- a CDS encoding CdaR family protein has translation MDKLFNSIWFVRILAFFIALTLFIMVNQNNVGSPSLLPEVPSAPYTIENEPLEVHYNEERFELVDYPETVSIELQGSQVSISLFQLTSNRSTEVFVDASEVETEGEHVLAVNTRNFPSDLSVSTQPQVVRIELREKQTASFPVHVELENTDEISEDQALGSPVVNPVNVDVTADRDTLQSIEEVKVFVDLTDTDKSIEEDYPVHFYDENGQEIDVQSDPNLVSVTVPITSPNKLVPVKMLRENELPDGLSIDDVTIEPSEVSVYGTRNGLEEIEFVESEPIDLSEIDESGEIVTTLQVPEDAERIDPEEVNVRFTIAEEEELEFDDVPIEIVGAEETVTFAEDAASAITITAYGTQSRLARLTSNDIQLKVDASGSHEGEQSLPLSITGPSHIRFELGENETKLRFSE, from the coding sequence ATGGATAAACTGTTTAATAGTATATGGTTTGTTCGGATTTTAGCTTTTTTTATTGCGTTGACGCTGTTTATAATGGTGAACCAAAACAATGTAGGCTCACCTTCACTATTGCCGGAAGTACCAAGTGCTCCGTATACGATTGAGAATGAACCGTTGGAAGTCCATTACAATGAAGAGCGCTTTGAACTTGTTGACTACCCAGAGACGGTTAGCATAGAGCTTCAAGGCTCACAAGTGTCAATTTCTTTATTTCAGTTGACTAGTAATCGTTCTACAGAGGTGTTTGTTGATGCAAGTGAAGTAGAAACAGAAGGAGAACATGTATTAGCGGTAAATACACGTAATTTCCCGAGTGATCTATCGGTCTCGACACAACCGCAAGTTGTTCGGATCGAACTCCGGGAGAAACAAACGGCGTCCTTTCCTGTGCATGTTGAACTAGAGAATACAGATGAAATAAGTGAAGATCAAGCCCTTGGTTCACCAGTTGTAAACCCGGTGAATGTAGATGTGACAGCTGATCGAGACACACTTCAATCCATTGAGGAAGTGAAAGTGTTTGTTGATTTGACGGATACTGATAAATCCATAGAAGAGGATTATCCAGTCCACTTTTATGATGAAAATGGCCAAGAGATAGATGTTCAATCTGATCCTAATCTTGTGTCTGTCACTGTTCCGATCACTAGCCCAAATAAACTTGTTCCAGTGAAAATGTTGAGGGAAAATGAATTGCCAGATGGGCTCAGCATTGATGATGTGACCATTGAACCTAGTGAAGTAAGTGTTTATGGGACAAGAAATGGATTAGAAGAAATTGAATTCGTGGAAAGTGAGCCAATTGATCTTAGTGAGATTGATGAGAGTGGCGAGATAGTGACGACTTTACAAGTACCTGAAGATGCTGAACGTATTGATCCTGAAGAAGTGAATGTACGTTTTACAATAGCGGAAGAAGAAGAACTGGAGTTTGATGATGTTCCGATCGAAATAGTGGGAGCGGAAGAAACCGTGACATTTGCTGAGGATGCTGCATCTGCTATTACTATAACTGCTTATGGTACACAGTCAAGACTTGCTCGTCTAACTTCAAATGATATTCAGCTTAAAGTCGATGCCAGTGGATCACACGAAGGTGAGCAATCGCTCCCTTTATCAATTACAGGACCTTCACATATACGGTTTGAATTAGGTGAGAATGAAACAAAATTGCGTTTCAGTGAATGA
- the sigW gene encoding RNA polymerase sigma factor SigW, whose amino-acid sequence MDSLTKRLIKEIKQGDEQAFAELVDLYKDKVYQVAYRMVGHAQEAQDVAQEAFLRAYTNLDKYDTTRKFSTWLFRIATNVAIDRLRKRKPDFYLQDTVKGTENMTYESQLAATDDLPEEQVVQMELQEWIQSEINELPPKYRTAIILKYIEDLSLKEISEIMDMPVATVKTRIHRGREALRKRMRHV is encoded by the coding sequence ATGGACTCGTTAACAAAAAGACTGATAAAAGAAATCAAACAAGGGGATGAGCAGGCCTTTGCCGAGTTAGTTGATCTGTATAAGGACAAAGTGTATCAGGTTGCATATCGTATGGTTGGTCATGCCCAAGAAGCTCAAGATGTAGCGCAAGAGGCTTTTCTCAGGGCGTACACGAATTTAGATAAGTATGACACAACGAGAAAGTTTTCTACATGGCTTTTTCGCATTGCGACGAATGTGGCGATAGACCGTTTGCGAAAGCGAAAACCGGACTTTTACTTGCAAGACACGGTAAAAGGAACCGAGAATATGACCTACGAGTCACAGCTTGCTGCCACAGATGATTTACCTGAAGAACAAGTTGTCCAAATGGAGCTACAAGAGTGGATTCAATCAGAGATTAACGAGCTTCCTCCGAAGTATAGAACAGCGATTATTTTAAAGTATATTGAGGATTTATCATTAAAAGAAATTAGTGAGATCATGGATATGCCTGTAGCAACAGTGAAAACACGCATTCACCGTGGCAGGGAAGCGCTTCGCAAGCGGATGCGCCATGTATAA
- a CDS encoding polysaccharide deacetylase family protein yields MWKKGICVLVIVILVGAFGLDTMKVEAQGGKDKMDRQTVPLPTLQTEFPGVVFVKGDSASNQIALTFDDGPDPRFTGQVLEKLEAYNVPATFFVLGERVTANPDLLRRVIDGGHEIGNHTYSHLNLAEASVAQLEQELTETGDAVEAITGYRPSLFRPPYGFITREQVERLASLNYSVIGWDVDPLDWDGTPAAQVAQTVLQEAGAGSIILLHDGGDVDTENPEIFSADALDEIIPALQNQGYTFVTVSELLDVSRSE; encoded by the coding sequence ATGTGGAAAAAAGGAATATGTGTACTTGTAATAGTTATTTTGGTTGGTGCTTTCGGTTTAGACACTATGAAAGTTGAAGCGCAAGGAGGGAAAGACAAGATGGACCGTCAAACTGTACCTTTGCCAACTTTACAAACCGAATTTCCAGGAGTTGTATTTGTAAAAGGTGACTCTGCTAGTAATCAAATCGCTTTAACGTTTGACGACGGTCCTGATCCCCGCTTTACTGGACAGGTATTAGAAAAACTTGAAGCGTATAATGTGCCGGCGACTTTTTTTGTTTTAGGGGAACGAGTTACTGCTAATCCAGATTTATTGAGACGCGTAATTGATGGAGGGCATGAGATTGGTAATCATACATATTCTCATCTGAATCTAGCGGAAGCAAGCGTTGCTCAACTTGAGCAGGAATTGACGGAGACAGGAGATGCAGTAGAAGCAATTACAGGCTATCGCCCGAGCTTATTCCGGCCTCCATATGGATTTATTACGAGAGAGCAAGTAGAAAGGTTAGCAAGTCTTAATTATTCAGTTATTGGATGGGATGTTGATCCGCTTGATTGGGATGGCACTCCTGCTGCCCAAGTGGCACAAACGGTTCTTCAAGAAGCAGGAGCAGGTAGTATTATTTTGTTACATGATGGAGGGGATGTGGACACTGAGAATCCAGAGATTTTTTCTGCTGATGCCTTAGATGAAATCATTCCAGCGCTCCAAAACCAGGGGTACACATTTGTAACAGTGTCTGAACTTCTTGACGTGTCTAGATCAGAATGA
- a CDS encoding MarR family winged helix-turn-helix transcriptional regulator: MTACTVRLQIFLQLQAVNKELCSKFESCLGSSPSRVEILHYLLQHDEVAQSALQKEVNIDAAAVTRHLKQLEAAGTIVRYKKEDDQRATWVKLEEEAKRHIEQSYKEKSQFVKETLAGFSEAELEQFLQMLSRVSDNVSHVTKNQLGGENK; this comes from the coding sequence GTGACTGCTTGTACCGTTCGTTTGCAAATTTTTTTGCAGCTGCAAGCTGTGAATAAGGAACTTTGCTCAAAGTTCGAGTCATGCCTAGGATCCAGCCCTTCCCGTGTGGAGATTCTTCATTATTTATTGCAGCATGATGAAGTGGCCCAATCAGCATTACAAAAAGAAGTTAATATTGATGCCGCCGCTGTTACTAGACATTTAAAGCAACTTGAAGCTGCCGGGACAATTGTGCGCTATAAAAAGGAAGATGATCAACGAGCTACATGGGTGAAACTGGAGGAAGAAGCGAAGCGTCACATCGAGCAATCTTATAAAGAAAAAAGTCAATTCGTGAAAGAGACCCTTGCTGGATTTTCAGAAGCAGAGCTAGAACAATTTTTGCAAATGCTGAGTAGAGTCAGTGATAATGTGTCGCACGTCACGAAGAATCAATTAGGAGGAGAAAACAAATGA
- a CDS encoding ArsR/SmtB family transcription factor encodes MTDFYRAIADSTRRQILYMTSKQEYTQSELVDYFSVSQPAVKKHLDMLVREELLAERKEGRYRYYRLNVDVYERGMNLVTTDLNRVLEHKLNRLKHYLEEGENG; translated from the coding sequence ATGACTGATTTCTACAGGGCAATTGCCGATTCTACCAGACGGCAGATTTTATATATGACATCTAAGCAAGAATACACACAATCAGAGCTGGTGGATTATTTTTCGGTCTCCCAACCTGCTGTAAAAAAACATCTTGATATGTTAGTACGTGAGGAATTGTTAGCAGAGAGGAAGGAGGGACGGTACCGATATTATCGGTTAAATGTGGACGTGTATGAGCGGGGAATGAACCTTGTAACAACCGATTTGAACCGTGTACTTGAGCATAAACTCAATCGATTAAAGCATTATTTAGAGGAGGGGGAGAATGGATAA
- the cdaA gene encoding diadenylate cyclase CdaA: MFTINFDNLPWLAYIGQIVDILLVTYVVYKLIMIIRGTRAVQLVKGIAAIFIIWIISNFLGLSTLEFITRQTATFGLLAIIIIFQPELRRGLEQLGRSRLFTSRSAPKNDSMQDTINALVKASNYMGKRRIGALVSIERDTGLNDYAESGIPMQAVVTSELLINIFIPNTPLHDGAVVLKNDRILAAGCYLPLSEDSSISKELGTRHRAALGVSEVTDCITLIISEETGAISISKRGALYRNLTEEQLRELLEQNLLKTTATSESRWQWGGKKDG, from the coding sequence ATGTTTACAATAAATTTTGACAATCTTCCGTGGCTTGCATATATAGGACAGATTGTCGATATATTGCTTGTTACATATGTTGTATACAAACTGATTATGATCATCCGCGGGACGAGAGCTGTTCAGCTTGTCAAAGGAATTGCGGCCATTTTTATTATATGGATTATTAGTAATTTCTTAGGGCTTAGTACATTGGAATTTATAACGAGGCAAACTGCTACTTTTGGTTTGCTGGCGATCATCATTATCTTCCAGCCGGAATTAAGACGGGGATTGGAACAGCTTGGAAGAAGTCGTTTATTTACGAGCCGGTCTGCACCAAAGAACGACTCAATGCAAGATACAATTAACGCGCTTGTTAAAGCATCCAATTATATGGGGAAACGGAGAATAGGCGCACTAGTCTCAATTGAAAGAGATACAGGGTTAAATGATTATGCAGAGTCGGGCATACCGATGCAAGCGGTTGTTACATCAGAACTGTTGATTAATATCTTTATACCAAACACACCACTACATGACGGAGCGGTTGTGCTGAAAAATGATCGAATTTTGGCAGCGGGTTGTTATTTACCATTGTCAGAAGATAGTTCCATTTCAAAAGAGCTTGGAACGCGGCACCGTGCTGCGCTTGGCGTAAGTGAAGTGACCGATTGTATTACGCTAATTATTTCAGAAGAAACAGGTGCGATATCGATCTCGAAAAGAGGCGCGCTTTATCGCAATCTAACGGAAGAACAGCTAAGAGAATTATTAGAGCAAAATTTGCTTAAAACAACTGCAACCTCCGAGAGTCGCTGGCAGTGGGGAGGAAAAAAAGATGGATAA
- a CDS encoding putative quinol monooxygenase — translation MIIIHARMSVKPESKEEFLQEIEAVIEASRAEAGNTSYDLFQDPKETTNFVMVENWKDMEAVQAHNTSSHFQKFIAAAKEMLSTPLQADVYQAEKVN, via the coding sequence ATGATTATCATTCACGCTAGAATGTCGGTTAAACCAGAGAGTAAGGAAGAATTTCTTCAAGAAATCGAAGCAGTAATAGAAGCAAGCCGTGCTGAAGCTGGCAATACCAGCTACGACCTATTCCAGGATCCAAAAGAGACTACCAACTTTGTTATGGTAGAAAATTGGAAAGACATGGAGGCAGTCCAAGCGCATAATACAAGCAGCCACTTTCAAAAATTCATCGCTGCTGCTAAAGAAATGCTAAGCACTCCACTGCAAGCGGATGTTTATCAAGCTGAGAAAGTAAATTAA
- a CDS encoding SRPBCC domain-containing protein has translation MDKVLIARREIFIQAKPSRVWQALTVPAERNKWETRSSEMDVRIGGKIYLEYGWGVKYTGTFKDLIRNEKIITEDDEGNLTTWLIIACDGGCKVVIEYQGEWCGDQGIGMMENMLFGTYQFMENMKSVLESGKDKRGEYWKSWLGILNRTDEVEGAVKVVSVIEATPAEGALIEGDLIYSLNGKSVKNYESFEKASTRIEPGSVVTLHLKRGREDQTIQLKSIPFGTFLTTS, from the coding sequence ATGGATAAGGTTTTGATTGCGAGAAGAGAGATTTTCATACAGGCAAAACCAAGTAGAGTATGGCAGGCACTTACAGTACCAGCAGAGCGGAATAAATGGGAAACTAGAAGTAGTGAGATGGATGTAAGAATTGGAGGGAAGATTTATTTAGAATATGGCTGGGGTGTCAAGTACACTGGAACATTTAAAGATTTAATTCGAAATGAAAAAATAATTACAGAAGATGATGAAGGTAATTTAACTACTTGGTTAATCATTGCTTGTGATGGAGGTTGCAAAGTTGTGATTGAGTATCAAGGAGAATGGTGTGGTGACCAAGGTATAGGTATGATGGAGAATATGTTATTTGGCACGTATCAGTTTATGGAGAATATGAAAAGTGTGTTAGAAAGTGGTAAGGACAAAAGGGGGGAGTATTGGAAAAGCTGGCTTGGCATATTAAATCGAACAGATGAGGTAGAAGGAGCAGTTAAAGTTGTAAGCGTGATTGAGGCAACTCCAGCGGAAGGTGCATTGATTGAAGGGGACTTGATTTATTCATTAAATGGAAAATCGGTAAAGAACTACGAAAGCTTTGAAAAAGCTAGTACAAGGATTGAGCCAGGAAGTGTAGTGACACTTCATTTGAAGCGGGGTAGAGAGGATCAAACCATTCAACTTAAATCGATTCCTTTTGGTACTTTCCTTACTACCAGTTAA
- a CDS encoding AAA family ATPase — MNNIYILSGPAGVGKSTTAKKLANQFDRSAYIEGDLINHMVVGGYHPPWESKELLSLTWENIADLSINFVQAQKNVIIDYVAFPEEVEKFSQKIYNQVTDVEIKYIVLWVDDAELLRRDALRIKEYQMGVRCLELLDEFERKGVNKRFIYNTTHIHPSNLNELLSIIRENPRFIF; from the coding sequence ATGAATAACATTTACATACTATCTGGACCCGCCGGAGTTGGTAAATCCACTACTGCAAAGAAACTTGCAAATCAATTTGATCGAAGTGCTTATATTGAAGGTGATTTAATTAATCATATGGTTGTTGGTGGGTACCACCCACCATGGGAAAGTAAAGAACTATTATCATTAACATGGGAAAATATTGCTGATTTAAGTATCAATTTTGTTCAGGCACAAAAAAATGTGATCATTGATTATGTTGCTTTCCCAGAAGAAGTCGAGAAGTTTTCTCAAAAAATTTATAATCAGGTTACAGATGTCGAAATTAAATATATTGTTCTATGGGTGGACGATGCGGAACTGTTAAGAAGAGACGCATTAAGGATTAAAGAATATCAAATGGGCGTAAGATGCCTAGAATTACTGGATGAGTTTGAACGTAAAGGAGTAAACAAACGCTTTATCTATAATACAACTCACATACACCCATCAAACTTAAATGAACTTCTTTCGATTATAAGAGAAAATCCTAGATTCATATTTTGA
- a CDS encoding PadR family transcriptional regulator translates to MKQTEQLTDSTFYIMAALTKPRHGYAIMNLIEETTAGIITIGPASMYTIIKKLLKQEWIYLHDGTDTRRKTYLLTVKGTEVLEKEVKLRKLMIQLAENGLKLKEASK, encoded by the coding sequence TTGAAACAAACAGAGCAACTAACAGACTCAACATTTTATATTATGGCTGCTTTGACTAAACCACGTCATGGCTACGCTATTATGAATCTGATTGAAGAAACAACAGCAGGCATTATAACAATTGGCCCTGCTTCTATGTATACAATCATTAAGAAGTTACTGAAACAAGAGTGGATTTATTTACACGATGGCACAGACACAAGACGAAAAACATACCTTCTTACAGTTAAAGGAACAGAAGTATTAGAAAAGGAAGTGAAACTAAGAAAACTCATGATTCAATTGGCCGAAAATGGACTTAAACTCAAGGAGGCGAGCAAATGA
- a CDS encoding zf-HC2 domain-containing protein, whose translation MSCHSHIELMHIYLDGDATKEQKEQLDAHLELCQSCKGHLHELKKSIAFIQSSSHIEAPANFTAGVMANLPKQKQTSKVKKLFRRHPILVAAAVFMLMMSTAVFSAWGNASSGIVVSGNGPFVIDKEAGVVLVPEGEVIKGDLMVRNGILELEGEVEGDVLLLNSQFSSESLYTSPNQVTGEIEVVDQALSWIWYNIKGFFAEVVSVFNGD comes from the coding sequence ATGAGTTGTCATTCTCACATTGAACTTATGCACATCTATTTAGACGGTGATGCAACAAAAGAACAAAAAGAACAATTGGATGCTCATTTGGAATTGTGTCAGAGTTGTAAGGGACATTTACACGAATTAAAGAAATCCATCGCATTTATTCAAAGTTCTTCTCATATAGAAGCACCAGCTAACTTTACTGCAGGTGTTATGGCTAATTTACCGAAACAGAAACAAACATCAAAAGTAAAAAAACTTTTTCGACGCCATCCTATTTTAGTAGCGGCAGCGGTTTTTATGTTAATGATGTCTACCGCGGTTTTTTCTGCTTGGGGAAATGCTTCAAGTGGGATTGTTGTTTCTGGTAATGGACCGTTTGTAATTGATAAAGAAGCTGGAGTCGTTCTTGTACCAGAAGGAGAAGTCATTAAAGGTGACTTGATGGTTCGTAATGGTATCTTAGAGCTTGAGGGAGAAGTTGAAGGGGATGTCTTGCTCTTAAACAGTCAGTTCAGTAGTGAATCATTATATACGTCGCCTAACCAAGTGACTGGCGAAATTGAAGTGGTTGATCAAGCCTTATCGTGGATTTGGTATAACATTAAAGGTTTTTTCGCTGAAGTTGTGTCTGTCTTTAATGGTGATTGA
- a CDS encoding aspartyl-phosphate phosphatase Spo0E family protein, whose translation MANAHLIKPLSRSIEDVRMELNDSAAVHPLSSPHVLMLSQRLDHLLNQYENLSNN comes from the coding sequence ATGGCTAACGCGCACCTGATTAAACCGTTATCACGTTCAATCGAAGATGTTCGAATGGAATTAAACGATTCAGCAGCTGTCCATCCGCTTAGCTCACCACATGTTTTAATGTTAAGCCAAAGATTAGACCATTTGCTGAATCAATACGAAAACCTCTCCAATAATTAG
- a CDS encoding DUF2812 domain-containing protein, whose product MKNSKYIMSEGLAFAEDLDMQKLKHYSAKGWHVQAFKFMGYNLQKGESADYIYSIDYRVLKDGEKDEYVDLFSQSGWSHVTSQLDTHLFRALPGTKPIYSDQDTIAQKHHNLGRSMLWTTISIVLVTIIAWIGLYISSGTWQKIIAVGAVPLSIIAILTTWTVMTIYKNKWSAEGKRRLLLLTKAFPLLLILLSIFIMYMFAGSNNPIRLLANMIIGAMVGGGFVLLLQMWGRKKA is encoded by the coding sequence ATGAAGAATAGTAAATATATCATGTCGGAGGGATTAGCTTTTGCTGAAGATCTAGATATGCAAAAACTTAAACATTACTCTGCAAAGGGCTGGCACGTTCAAGCTTTTAAATTTATGGGCTACAATCTTCAAAAAGGTGAATCTGCTGATTATATCTACAGTATTGATTATCGTGTATTAAAAGATGGTGAAAAAGACGAATATGTAGATCTGTTTTCACAATCTGGCTGGTCTCATGTTACTTCTCAATTAGACACCCATTTATTCCGTGCACTTCCTGGCACAAAACCCATTTACAGTGATCAAGACACGATCGCACAAAAACACCACAACTTAGGGCGCTCTATGCTATGGACAACTATTTCAATTGTTTTAGTCACAATCATTGCATGGATCGGTCTTTATATAAGCTCAGGTACTTGGCAAAAAATAATAGCAGTGGGTGCAGTTCCACTAAGCATTATAGCAATACTGACAACTTGGACAGTAATGACTATTTACAAAAACAAGTGGAGTGCTGAAGGGAAAAGACGATTGCTTTTATTAACAAAAGCATTCCCACTCCTTCTCATCTTATTAAGCATATTCATTATGTATATGTTTGCAGGCTCAAACAATCCCATTCGTTTATTAGCAAATATGATCATTGGTGCAATGGTTGGAGGCGGTTTTGTATTACTCTTACAGATGTGGGGTCGTAAGAAAGCTTAA
- a CDS encoding aminopeptidase, producing MFALKTMVEWAKELGAEYAMIKGKYELVSQEQLKKYAELAVRMGVNVQKNQLVIIHSDIENVTFARLIQTAAYDAGASNVVMDWTDEQSTKEFYLHAADDVIDQFPDWQAARFKEWDDAGAAYIHVISENLDLFKGVSSERMSHFQKASRTKLKTHYAKTRSYEIRWCLLAVPSFAWATKVFPHLSKEEALQSLWQLILQGARADGKNPIKDWENHARAFESRKKILNDSQFEALHFTSSRGTNLFVGMPKNHLYIGGGVIDKKGIPSFPNIPTEEIFSAPHKNKVNGKLVATKPLIYGGSVIDDFYLIFKDGRITDYYAATGQETLQSLIETDEGSYYLGEIALVSNNSPLSQADTLLYNTLFDENTACHIGIGNASPSNLQNGSNLSEVELREAGLNTSLLLVNVTFGTEDMIVVGIKEEGTEVLLMKDGDFQF from the coding sequence AAAAACAATGGTAGAATGGGCTAAAGAGTTAGGAGCTGAGTATGCGATGATTAAAGGGAAATATGAACTTGTTAGTCAAGAACAGTTGAAAAAGTATGCAGAGCTTGCTGTACGGATGGGTGTAAATGTGCAAAAGAATCAATTAGTAATTATTCATAGTGACATAGAAAATGTTACGTTTGCACGTCTAATCCAAACGGCAGCCTATGATGCGGGAGCTTCAAATGTGGTTATGGATTGGACAGATGAACAGTCCACCAAAGAATTTTATTTACACGCAGCAGATGACGTTATCGATCAATTTCCGGACTGGCAAGCTGCCCGTTTTAAGGAGTGGGATGATGCGGGTGCTGCTTACATCCATGTTATTTCTGAAAACTTAGATTTATTTAAGGGGGTTTCCTCAGAACGGATGAGCCACTTCCAAAAAGCTTCTCGCACCAAGTTGAAGACTCATTACGCAAAAACTAGATCCTATGAGATACGCTGGTGTCTTCTAGCTGTACCGAGCTTTGCATGGGCAACTAAAGTATTTCCCCACTTAAGTAAAGAGGAAGCACTGCAATCATTATGGCAATTAATCTTACAAGGCGCTCGGGCAGATGGGAAAAATCCTATAAAAGACTGGGAAAATCATGCCAGAGCCTTCGAGTCCCGAAAAAAAATCCTAAACGACAGCCAATTCGAAGCCCTTCATTTTACGAGTAGCCGAGGAACTAATTTATTCGTAGGCATGCCTAAAAATCACCTCTATATCGGCGGAGGTGTTATAGATAAAAAGGGAATACCGTCCTTTCCGAACATTCCTACAGAGGAAATATTTTCCGCTCCCCATAAAAATAAGGTAAATGGCAAACTAGTAGCCACTAAACCGCTTATCTATGGGGGAAGTGTCATCGATGATTTTTACCTAATATTTAAAGATGGACGGATTACTGACTATTATGCCGCCACTGGGCAAGAAACATTACAAAGTCTCATCGAAACAGACGAAGGTTCATATTATCTAGGTGAAATTGCCTTGGTCTCTAACAATTCTCCTCTTTCTCAGGCAGATACGCTCTTGTACAATACCTTATTTGATGAAAATACGGCCTGCCATATTGGAATCGGAAACGCCTCCCCTTCTAATCTTCAGAATGGCAGCAACCTATCGGAGGTAGAGTTGAGAGAAGCCGGCCTTAATACTTCGCTCCTGTTAGTCAATGTGACCTTTGGTACCGAAGATATGATAGTAGTAGGTATTAAAGAAGAAGGAACTGAAGTCCTGTTAATGAAGGATGGGGATTTTCAATTCTAA
- a CDS encoding nitroreductase family protein — MNQTSTSLYNKEAFLQIVQDRRSIRGYDENVKISKEEMAEMLTAATKAPSSVNLQPWRFVVIETPEAKAKLAPLAKFNQQQVKTSSAVIAVFADMNNLDYLEEIYGKAVEQGLMPQEVRDSQVPAIRNLLSGITEQYNKETILIDSGLVSMQLMLTAKAYGYDTCPIGGYEKDQIAEAFDLDKERYVPVMLLSIGKAVDTGYKSYRMPVEQITEWK; from the coding sequence ATGAATCAAACATCAACATCTCTATATAATAAAGAAGCTTTCCTACAAATCGTTCAGGATCGTCGTTCCATCCGTGGTTATGACGAAAACGTAAAAATTAGCAAGGAAGAAATGGCTGAAATGCTTACAGCTGCGACTAAGGCTCCATCATCAGTCAACTTACAACCTTGGCGTTTTGTTGTAATTGAAACTCCTGAAGCAAAAGCAAAGCTTGCTCCACTTGCAAAATTCAATCAACAGCAAGTAAAAACGTCTTCTGCAGTAATAGCTGTCTTTGCTGACATGAATAACCTTGACTACTTGGAAGAAATTTATGGGAAAGCGGTAGAGCAAGGTCTAATGCCCCAAGAAGTAAGAGATTCGCAAGTACCTGCTATTCGTAATCTACTTTCTGGTATTACAGAACAATATAATAAGGAAACCATTCTTATCGATAGCGGTTTAGTATCGATGCAGCTAATGCTGACTGCAAAAGCATATGGTTACGATACATGTCCGATTGGCGGATATGAGAAAGATCAAATTGCAGAAGCATTTGATTTGGATAAAGAACGTTATGTTCCAGTCATGCTCCTTTCCATCGGGAAAGCAGTAGATACAGGTTACAAATCCTATCGTATGCCTGTAGAACAAATTACAGAATGGAAATAA